The genomic stretch AAGTATTGTAGTGATGGTAAATTGAGTACATTAAATTCATGGGTCTATTAGTAATTGTACATCCAATGCACATTAATTTGCAATATATAATGCATGAGAAATATGTTAACACATGGAAAAGTTCATATATAAATGAAATTTACCCTTGCTAGTTTTTCTCTTCATTAACCGCATTAAGACAAATGGAGGGAAATATAAGCATATGGTGAATAATTATCCATAAGAATGCAATGAATTATCTCGAAGAGATTTATAATTTCCAAGATTATATAATAATTTTCGAAGTAAACATGCTACGATTTTTCCAAGTTAGATATTGTAGCATTTAATTTGATTTTCGGTGTACTCCTGTAGGTCAGCTGTTTGGCTGTGAGCATGGGTTAGTTCTCACTGTAGCTAATAATCATCTTTTGAGTAACAAAGATGGAATGAAACTTACATGCCATGGACTGTTTTGTTATTACTATTAGTATTTATTCAGCACGATTTGATTCTCATGTGTGGTTCCGTTCAAATTGGCCAGAGAAACTAAAAAAATCACCCAGGACATAAgtattcttcatagttcttatgtcatatgaaaattcaattcggctcccggatacgtatgctccctctaacaaaaaatcatatttcgatgTGTTGAAaacttttgacaaaaaattctactacATCTCCATGATATAtttgcattcgtcaagtttcacgaaaaaccaatatttttgtgctctatgtaaaaaagagaaaatttatgttgtgaaaagcattattttttgcACTGAATTTTTTctattttacacacgtcacatgataagttgattttttatgaaacgactttatgagcgcgtagcacgtgaagatgtacgtgcgaatttttcgtttcgtTTTTTCTGAAATTCAAAatttgtgtaagatgcatttcaaaatagaaggaCTGGGTTATACTTTCTAAAGATAATTTAATCAAATGTAAGGATAGATGGTGTAGCTTTTGCTTTCACCAAGAGACGATTTAACAATTGCCTTTTGAATTTTCCTAGGCTCGGGGGTGTGGGGTGGCATGCTAATTTTCGTATGCTTTTTAACATCACACTTCATTGTAGCAAGTCATATGTTTTGGGATCTTGGTTACAGGGGATCAATAAGCTCTTCCACCTCCTATTTTAGTGGGACTTCTGTGGTCTTTTGTTCTGTTTGTATATGTCCGAATGATCTAGCTTTTGAAAGAAGATGTATACCCTCTTTTGGTTGTGATTGTGAGTTGTCCTACAATGATCACGACACTAGGAACACATGTTGCCTGGTTCCCATAAGTTAAAGTGTATTACTGAGGAGTTTATGTCCCGTTTTGGGTCATCTGTTGGCATATGCTTCATAGTGTTTAAGTTTGACCTACCCCACTTTATCAATCAGACTGCATTTTGGGTGACTTGAAAACTGTGAAGTCTACGGTAGTCTGCATCTTCAGTACAATGGTCGAAATAATCAAAATCTTCCATTTGTAGTGATACGTGATGTATCATATATCTCTGGTTTGAGATTTAGCTAATGCAATGATTAGATGCAGTTTGGTAACCCCTTTACCTTAATTTTGACTCTTTGTGTGATAGACGAAGAAATGTTCAGAGTACATGCATggtatgattgcttgttatgatGCATGATCTGATCTAAGACCTAATAGCTTTTTTTATTTATCATCCCTCGTGACAAATACTTATGTATAAAAGATAAACAATATGTACAGTGCGTTCTCTAGCAAGTCTCCTGATCTTTCATTTCCCCTCTCCTCTCGGTCTCCAACCTCACTAATTTTTTCTTATCAGGACAAAAGTAGAGCCCTCCTCATGGCTGCTTCCCCATGGGGCTCATAAGCTCCTCGTATTCAGAAATAGTTCAATGTGGTGCCTTTTTGTTGTGTTAGTTAACTTATTTTGCAGGTCCACCGATCCCCGTGACATGATTATGCTATGATATAGCAATTGCAACAAAAATTGTCTAAAGATCGACGGGAAGCTTGGGTGAGTAAGGATGGAAACAAACGATAAAGGCAATAAAGGGGATTTCCCCGCACATCCAAAAAGGCTTTGGTACCATAGTGGCGGTAAAGTGAGGTTCTTTGTGGCCCGAAATCCAGTAGGCATATATAGAGCATCAACAACTGGTCGAAAAGCCCAAGACAGTTACCTCTGCCACCTTGTAATCGTCAGCTGTTTGCCATATTAATGGAACAACAATTCTCTAGAAAGTTGCAAGAAGGAAGTAGTATAGAACATGCTTAGCTTGGTATCAAGAACCATTTGTCTAACTTATGGTGGAAGATCCCACTATGTTATCAAACTGATTATGATCGATGATTCACAGAGCCATGCAGTCTAGGATTGCTATAATGTTGAGATGTTTCTCCCGATGCCGCTCATTCCTAATAGGTGGTCATGCCATGATTGAAAATCCAACATGTTTTTCCTCGATCAAAATTAGAAAGAGATAATATGTAGGTTTTTTTTTGCTTGACTACATGGGTTGTGTTGTGTGACTTGTGGTATGATTCAGATCTCCAGATCTCCCGTATATGTAGAGAGGAAGAAGGCATGTTGTGTCATAATTATGTAGGGTGCCATTTCTTTTTTACTTTCCAAGTACAGTGGTGTGGTAGGGCAGATAATAGTATTTTCTTCAATGAATAAGTTTTCTTTTGGAAATGCTTACATGAATAAATTAGTGATACTAGTACAGACCAAAATTTTATAGTCTCGATTCTTATGCAATCTCATCTTTATTTTAGATTCATATTCATATTTTTATAGGAGGGTAAGTTTATTTTTGCGTTGCATGCTCTATCAATTTTTTGTTTTTGGTGGATTATTTAGTGGGCACTCCTATAGTCTCTGAACCAATAAACCAATTAGTCCCATATACGGAAGCATGGGGTAAAGTGGGATTTTATGTGGCCTGAATTCCACTAGGCTTATATAGTGTAGCAACAATGCTGATCCAAAATTCTGTCACCACTCAATCGTCAGCTAATTGTAACCATATTAACTAAACAACAATTCTCAATAAAAATGCAAGCGAGAAGCAAGTAGTATAGCACATGCTTAGCTTGGTATCAATAACCATTTGTCTAACTTCATGGTAGACGACCCCACTATGCTGTCAAACCGATTATGATCGATGATGTACCAAGCCATGCAGGCTATGCTGGCTGCCATGTTGAGATGTTTCTCCCGACGCCGCTCATTCCTAAGACATTGTCATGCCATGGTTTAAAATCCAACATGTTTTTcctggatcaaaataaaaaagagaTAATATGTAGGTTTTTTTTTGCTTGAATACATGGGTTGTGTTGTGTGACTCGTGGCACGACTCAGATCTCCCATATATGTGGAGAGAGATGAAGAAGGCATGTTGTGTCATAATTATGTAGGGTGTCATTCCTTTTTTACTTTCCAAGTACAATGGTGTGGTAAGGCAAGTAATAGTATCTCCTTCAATGAATAAGTGTTCTGTTGCAAATGCTTCTATGCATGAATTAGTGATAGTACAAACCAAAATTTTATAGTCTCGATTCTTATGCAATCTCATCTTTATttttgatgcatttttttttTATACGAGGGTAAGTTTTTTTTTAGCAGAAGGTAAGTTTATTTTTGCGCTGTATGCTCTAACCTTTTTGGTTTTTGTTGGATTAACTAGTGGGCACCCTATAGTCTCTGAACCAAGAAACCAATTAGGCCCATATACGGAAGCAGCGTGGTTGGTCCAAAAGCCCACGCGGCGTTGGACAACGTAATCGCCTTCGTCACGGCGACCATAGCGCCGCCGCCTCTCTTCCCCACAAATCTGCAGCTACAAAGCCTACAAAACCCTAACAAAATTCTCCATCCCCCATCGCGCCGCGCCCCCATCTCCTCCGATTCGATTCGCCCCGCCCTGCCCAAGATGATGCCGGGGTCtgccccgccggccgccggcagcGGCATGTTCGTCCCGACGCACACCGCCGGCACGGTGCTCTGCTGCATGTGCGGCGTCTCCATGCAGCCCAACCCGGCCAACATGTGCGCGCGCTGCCTCCGCGCGCGCGTCGACATCACCGAGGGCGTCCCGCGCAACGCCGCCGTCGTCTACTGCCCCGACTGCTTCTCCTACCTCCAGCCGCCGCGCTCCTGGGTCAAGGCCGGGCCCGAGTCCCCCGAGCTCATgcagatcctcctccgccgcctcaagCACCCGCTCGCCCGCCTCCGCGTCTCGCTCTCCGGCGCCGAGTTCGTCTTCTCCGAGCCCCACTCCAAGCGCCTCCGCCTCAagctccgcctccgccgcgaGGTCCTCAACGGCATCGTCCTCGAGCAGACCCACCCCGTCGAGTTCGTCGTCCACGACCGCCTCTGCGACTCGTGCGCCCGCGCCCAGGCCAACCCCGACCAGTGGGTCGCCGTCGTCCAGCTCCGCCAGCACGTCCCGCACCGCCGCACCTTCCTCTACCTCGAGCAGCTCCTCATCAAGCACGGCCAGGCCGCGCTCGCCATCCGCGTCGCCTCGGCCCCCGGTGGCCTCGACTTCTTCTTCGGCTCCCGCTCGCACGCCGCCCGcctcgtcgacttcctcggcaccgtCGCGCCCATCCAGACCAACACGGCGAAGCAGCTCGTCTCTCACGACACCAAGAGTTTCATCTACAACTACAAGTACACCTTCTCGGTCGAGATCTGCCCCATATGCCGTGAGGACCTCATTGCCCTCAGCCCCAAGGCGTCCCGTGACCTCGGTGGACTTGGCCCGCTGGTCCTCTGCATCAAGGTCACCAACGCCATTGCCCTGCTCGACCCCCTCACCCTGCGTGTGCATCACCTTGAGGAGAAGAAGTACAGGGTGTACAACTTCAAGGCCGCTCTCACTAGCAAGCAGCTCGTGGAGTACATGGTGCTTGATATTGAGCAGGAGTCGCCGGAGATCACTGTCGATGGATCCAAGTACCAGCTGGCATACGCGCAGGTTGCCCGCATGTCTGATTTTGGGAAAAATGATACCGTATTTACGGTACGGACCCATCTTGGGCACCGGCTCAACCCTGGGGACCTTGCCCTCGGCTATGATCTCTATGGAGCCAATATGAATGATGATGATATGGACAAGGCTTTGCTACGCCAGAATTTGCCTGAAGTAGTTCTCGTCAAGAAGAGCTACGAGAAGAAGCCACGCACACGCAGATGGAAGCTCAAGCGGCTGCCTGTCGAGGAAGATCTGGGGAACAAGGCCAAAGGTGAGGAAGACAGGAGGGAAGATGAGTATGTCAAGTTTATGCTTGACTTGGAGCGTGACCCAGAACTAAGGTTTGGGATAAATCTGTACAAGAATGAGGACTACAGGTCAGAAATGGCATCAACTATTGGTGATGATGTCCCTACTATTCCAATTGAGGAGTTGATTGAGGACCTCAGCCTCGGTGATGACgaggatgatgaagaggaggaaggcAGTGCAGCACCTGCTGGTATGGTGGAATGAGCAACCATGTCTACTTATAGCATTGCTCATGGCGGTTCTGCAGATCATAGGTCTGAAATGCATCTGTTTAATCCATATAAGTTTTGTTTTTCTTCACTGCTACTAGCTATGAATGTGCAAGGTGTTGCTTTAAAGTTCTATAAGTTTCGGATTTCTCGGTTTGTTGCTATCGACAGTATTTGAAACCATCTCTTATCTGGGTGGAACAACTGTCATAAGTTAAATACATTTCCTGGCATATGATGTTGTTTATGATACCCTGTTCAGTTGTCATTGTTTGATCGTTCAAATAACAAGAGGAAATGTAACATTTGATTCTTGGAACATATATGTTCTTATTGCAATGTGATTAAATACATTTCCTGGCATATTCTATACTGTTTGTGATATGCTGTTCAGTTATTCTTTGGCTGTTCAAAAGTTCATAGAGTAGATGCAACATTAGATTCTTGAAACATATATTTGTATTGTGATGTGGTTAGTGGATTTTGGGGGAAAAGAAGCCAAAGCTGGGGAAGAAATTCGGAACAATTCTACTGTTGCCTATTGGTGTAAAATAAATCCTTCCATTGTgctcttatttttgtttttgttgggaAACTTATGTAGTACCATCTAGTTCTCGGACGAGTTCAGAGATACTACCTGACTATGCATGTTACTAGTGTAAGAGATTCTTAAAGATAGGTGACTAGAGCCTTTGCCTGTCTCCGACTACCTCAGCTCAGTAATAGTGCAATATTATTACCAACACTCTGGTGCAACCTGTTAATGGTGACTCTTGCAGCAACCTCGTCCAGCTACAGCACTACAGATTCTGTTGAGCCGAAACTACATAAACTTGAATTCCATTATGCTCTGTTCGGAAAACTTATGTAGCACCATCTAGTGCTCGGATGAGTTCAAGATACTACCTGACTATGCATCTTACTAgtataagagattcttaaacataGGTGACTAGAGCCTCTGCCTGTCTCCGACTACCTCAGCACCTGCTGGTATGGTTTGATGAGCAATAATGTCTACTTAGAGCATTACTCATGCCTGTTCTGTCCTGCTGCAGATTATAGGTCTGAACTGCTTCTATTTAATCCATTTAAGTTTGTTTTCTTCACTGCTACTAGCTATGAATGTGCCAGGTGTTGTTTAAAGTTTGAAATTTTGGATATCTCTGTTTGATGCTATGACATTGTTTGAAACCATATCTCATATCTGGGTGTAACAATTGTCATAAGTGATACTCTGTTCTGTTGTCATTGTTTGGTCGTTCAAAATAACAAGAGTCGATGTAACATTTGATTCTTGAAACATATATGTTCGTATTGCAATGTGGTTAGTGGAGCTTGGTAAAAAAAAAAGCCAAATGTGAAGAAGATTGAGAGCGAAGGCTACTGCTGCCCTTTGGTAGTAAAAAAAAGTTCTTGCATCATGctattctttcttttttattggACTAGACAGCCGGTAGATGTCTAAATCCGAAGGGTTCTGCATGTCTACTTGCATAAGTTGGGGCAGCTTTTGCGCGGTGCGTGGATAAAAGTTCAAAGATACCTATGTTAACTGTCTGACTGACTATGCATAGATTATTAAACACAGGTGACTTCCTATTCCTGACTGTTCGCTCCAGAAGTTCATGGATTATTTTCCCCAATGCTGCTCATGCCTAAGCCATAGCCTTACCAGAATAGCAATTTCAGAAGGTTGTTGGTCACCCAAAGATGTTAAACTGTGGTGACTAAAGATGCAAACAGAAAGATCAGAAAATATGAATCAATAGCTTTATGATGTGTTGTCGCTCAAATCTATCCTATATATATAGGAAGGAAAAAGTGGTGTCTCATATAAATAGGTGGCTTTACTCATTGCATCAACCATTTTAATGTTCCAAGCACAGGTGGTAAAAGGGAGTGGTAGTAGTAAAGGTGTAGTTTCAGTGGGTAGATACTATTTTAGTTTGCTGAAATGGCTTAAATTGTGGAACAGAGTGATACCAACTAGCTCGAAGACACACCAGTCTTAAAATCTTAATTTCTCATTACATTTTACCGAACAAATGGttccttaaaaatacaaattcgtGTAAGTTGGCATTTTGGCTTGCTCAAGGCGTGGAGTTTTCTCTCCAAAACAAATTAGAAGTTATATGCACATCATAAATGAAGACGGCGCAAATATAAAGAATGGCAGGTAACTAGGATACATCTGCATAACCCAACTGATTCCATTTACGCGAACAGATAGTTTCATGCACTCCAGAGTGACATGCAGTAAAATATAGAACTTTCTGAACGAAAAGAAGGCTTCAAAACCAGATTATTTCGAAAGAAGTGACTATGCCGTTGAAACAAAGTCAGCTTTGCTAGTAAATCTTTTACCTTTACTCTTGGGGCCTGATTTTATATACTTCTGTGAATCTTTTGTAAACAAAACCTTACGGTTGATTGAATTGATTTCCCTAGATTTTTTTCACAAAGTTAGGGACTGATGTTACACGTGTTTGATCAACTGATGCAACTTGTGACAAAAAAAGTAGGTTTTGTAGCGTCGCATTGTAATTTAGCCAGTAACAAATTGAATTTTCAGGTCCTGACTACCCCCTCTATTCCGGTTTAATTAACTTCAATCAAACAATTCGCTGTTCTTTGGTCTTGTCTTCCCACGTTAATTAAATCAGAACCGAGGGAGTAGATGGGCAGAGTTAATCCCGtacatattactccctccgtccataaatagatgccaaagatttgtctaaattcagatgtatctatacactaaatcgtggctagatacattcaaatttagacaaacttttggcatctatttatggacagaggtagtattttgATATCAAATTTTCACCGATGAGTATCAGAAGTTCCTTCATGAGTTAGAGTGCGACTTAGAACTTAGTTTGCGATAAATCTGTACAAGAACGAGGGCTGCAGAAATGACATTCACGAATGGTGATGATATGATGTCCCCTGCTGTGCCAATTGAGGAGTTAACAAAGGATCTGGGCCTCGGCCCATGACGAGGAGAATGAAGGGGGTATCTGTAACAATTTGTCACTAGAAAGAATGTTTTTGGTCGTATGCTGTTCAGTTTTCATTCTTTGGTTGGTCAAAATAACAGAGAGTAGATGCAACAATTGACTCTTGAAAGATAAGTTTGTGTTGCAATGTAAAGAACATCCGTACATGCGTCGTGCTCTTCTTTCCGTTTTTGTTGGACAAAACAGCCGTTAGATTGATTCAGAGATgggctgtgctccggtgtccccccttggcgaacgacgttcaggtggtaaacgtgcgtttggttcgtgaccagaaaatatggatgatcccatcccaaaagccgaatatttctgagaaaggctggaccatatgatccgtgaatttcatgactaatctcactagcCACCTGAGAATCCATGGCCATCGACGCGACTCTGACACCTGCCACCGTCGTATGTGTGGCTCCCCAGCTCAgcggcggccaccatgtcacggcgagcggtgggcttgcttttccgcgtggctccccagctcgacatcggcggcctccagggcgcggtaagcggcaggcttgattttcaacgtggctccctagctcagcggcggcggcctccatggcGTGGCGAGCAACGAGCTTGCTACGTCTGCGCCACACCCAATCGAAGAAACGGCCTCGCTAAGTATGTGCGGGTAGTGACCTTGTTAGGCACGGGTAGGCGGCCGCCCGCTAGGTCCGGCCTCCACCACAGAGGGAAAAGgacccgttaattacatattaaccggtgtgttaatggcatatttatatttttctattaatcgttaattaaacatattttatcccatcccatcccgtacatgtttgcccatgaaccaaacacacatgttaagtcaacccacgaagggttatcagcagatcctagctgtctaaatagaacaaagtttagaggggggacaccggagcaatagccTTCAGAGATAACTATGTTTCAGAGATACCTATATTTATGTTACCTGACTATGCATAGCAGTATAGCACTAGTGAACAGAGCACGACCCGTTCACAGCAACCACTGCACGACAGCACGAGTCCTACGGCCTACGGAAGCTGCTGATCCTCGTCCGTAGCTTTAGGCCtctatttctattttctgttGTACACGACTTCATGTTGTCTCTGTATGAATACAATGCTGCACTCACCAAAGTGCATTTTAATCCCAATTCAATCATCTTGACAGGAAGTTCTGCGATGGACTTTTTTTCCACGAAAACACAAAAAACTTTGCGCTTCGATACATTGATAGGAAAGAGAATTTTTACATACTTTGTACAAGCTCAGGACGAGCCTACACCCCACTGTACAACTTAACCCACTACATGTCGAGACTAGCACCGGGGATCAAGACTTGTAAGTCAATCGCATCGACGGTGGACCAAGAGCGAGCTTTGGATCAAATCATGTGGAGGAGACTGCTCGTGCTAGGTGACGTGTTATCGCAGACAACAGCGCTGCAATGCTTCTAAATCCGCCACGGCCGTGATGGACTTTCTAAGTAGAGTTCATTTGAGTAGCCGGTGAATTGTTTTTCCCGGTGCCGCTCATCCCTAAGGCACATCCATACAAGAATAGTAATTGGAGAAGGCTGTCTGTCGCTCAAAGATATTATTGAGCTTTTGGTGGCTAAAGATGCAAGCGGAAGAATAATAATGTACACCTATGTTTTTTTTCTTCACTACATGGGATGAGTTTCCACTCAGATCATCAACCATTATAATTTTTCAAGCGCATAGGCTGTATATATAGGAAGAAAAGATGAATGATGCCCCTTATAAGTAGGTAGCCTTGCTTATTGCATCAGCCACTATAATGTTCTAGGCGCAAAGTTGGTACAAGGGAGTAGTTCCACAGGATAGATACTACCAAGTGACTGTGACACGCTAGAGTCCCTTAACAATTTGCCAAGCACATGGCTTGTTGAAAAAAAAAGGATCCTCGTAGAATTTAACAATAACATCAGCTTCTAGTATCACATGCTCATTAGTCACTAAGCACTTGAAGTATATATCACATACTAATCACATGTACAAGGTCATTATGAGTTAAAAGGTCGTTAAACGTTGAAGATCTTTTATCCATGGCTGTTTATTCATTTTAAAATCCACCATGGAAACcgtcgtcgccattaaggcaaagtcaTAGCGCTTCGGTTCGAGCCGCTGACAAGGCGGGCCCGCCGTTCGGCGCCCCCGCaatgtcccctgtgtagcggggtggGCTAGGGGCGTCAGACATCGTATTGGGCCACGACATACCGAAAAAATCTCAGTTGGGGCCGGTCAAACGTCCGACGCGCACCGAATCTTTCTAGGGGgcggtttgggggggggggggactgaAGATGCTCCGAGCCACAGCGATGACAAGGAGAACAAAGGGGAGGATCTCTTATTTCGGCGTAACAATCTGCCACAAGTTAAATACCTTTCCTGCCATGTTCTATGTTTTTTGTCGTATGTTGTTCAGTTATCATTCTTTTGTTCGTCAAAATTACAGAGAGGAGATGCAACATTTGACTCCTGAAACATAAGTTTGTATTGCAATGTAAAGGGGTGTGGGTGTAAAGAACATTCTTACATCGTGCTCTTCTTTCCGTTTTTGTTGGACTAAGCAGCCGGTAGACTGATTCAGACATAACTATTTTCTGAGATACCTATGTTAGTATGTTAGCAGTATAGCACTGGTGAACAAAGCCGCACGTACCTCCACTGGCTTGAAGCTACAGGTTACATGGTGCCACCATATCCCGACCTGATTGTCCGCAGATTGTGGCGTTATGCACGACCCGTTCACGGCAACCACTTAGCCTTGTGCGTAGCTTTAGGTCTCTCTCTATTTTCTGTTGTATACACGACCTCACGTTGTCTCTGTATGAATACAATGCTGCACTCACCGAAGTGCATTTTAATCCCAATTCAACCATCTCTAGTTCCGTGGCGCAGTACCACAGTAAAGTTTGTTTGAGTAGCTGATGGATTGTTTTTCCCAGTGCCTTTCATCCCTAACGCACATCCATACCAGAATAGCAATTTCATAAGGTTGTCTGTGGTTCAAAGATATTACTATTAAACTTTGTTGACTAAAGATGCAAGCGGAATAATAATGATGTACACCGATGTTTGTTTTACTACGTGGGATGTGTTTTAACTCGGATCATCAACCAACATCCATTATAATTTTCCAAGCGCAAAGGCTGTATATATAGGAAGAAAAGATGTATGATGCCCCTTATAAGTAGGTGGCCAGAGGCCTTATTGCATCAACCATTATAATGCTCTAAGCGCAAAGGTGGTACAACGGAGTGGTTTCACAGGATAGATACTACCAAATGACTTGTGACACGGCTGAAGACTCTTAACAGTTTGCCAAGCACATAGCTTCTTGAAAAAACAAGGCTCTTCATAGAATTTAACAATGACATCAGCTTCTAATATCACCGGCGCATTTGTCACTAAGCACTTCAAGTAT from Lolium rigidum isolate FL_2022 chromosome 4, APGP_CSIRO_Lrig_0.1, whole genome shotgun sequence encodes the following:
- the LOC124706323 gene encoding 60S ribosomal export protein NMD3-like, coding for MMPGSAPPAAGSGMFVPTHTAGTVLCCMCGVSMQPNPANMCARCLRARVDITEGVPRNAAVVYCPDCFSYLQPPRSWVKAGPESPELMQILLRRLKHPLARLRVSLSGAEFVFSEPHSKRLRLKLRLRREVLNGIVLEQTHPVEFVVHDRLCDSCARAQANPDQWVAVVQLRQHVPHRRTFLYLEQLLIKHGQAALAIRVASAPGGLDFFFGSRSHAARLVDFLGTVAPIQTNTAKQLVSHDTKSFIYNYKYTFSVEICPICREDLIALSPKASRDLGGLGPLVLCIKVTNAIALLDPLTLRVHHLEEKKYRVYNFKAALTSKQLVEYMVLDIEQESPEITVDGSKYQLAYAQVARMSDFGKNDTVFTVRTHLGHRLNPGDLALGYDLYGANMNDDDMDKALLRQNLPEVVLVKKSYEKKPRTRRWKLKRLPVEEDLGNKAKGEEDRREDEYVKFMLDLERDPELRFGINLYKNEDYRSEMASTIGDDVPTIPIEELIEDLSLGDDEDDEEEEGSAAPAGMVE